From one Microlunatus sp. Gsoil 973 genomic stretch:
- a CDS encoding Gfo/Idh/MocA family protein has protein sequence MATPAAHHPHPHGPIRYGVIGSGWRTQAFVRIAEQLPERLTLEGVVTRSEARVDEIVENWQVPGYTDLDRFLDRHPIDFMITSTPFAVTPVVIKDLVSRGIPVLAETPPAPDVESLRDLWSAVGASGLVQVAEQYPFHPGNVARRALLDAGAVGEVTWAYVSSTQ, from the coding sequence ATGGCAACGCCAGCAGCCCACCATCCGCATCCGCACGGCCCGATCCGGTACGGCGTGATCGGCAGCGGGTGGCGTACCCAGGCCTTCGTCCGCATCGCCGAACAGCTGCCGGAACGGCTCACCCTTGAGGGCGTCGTGACGCGCTCCGAGGCGCGCGTCGACGAGATCGTCGAGAACTGGCAGGTGCCCGGCTACACCGACCTCGACCGGTTCCTGGATCGGCACCCGATCGACTTCATGATCACCTCGACACCGTTCGCGGTGACCCCGGTGGTGATCAAGGACCTGGTGTCCCGCGGCATCCCGGTGCTTGCCGAGACGCCGCCGGCACCCGACGTCGAGTCGCTGCGCGATCTCTGGTCCGCGGTCGGGGCGAGCGGCCTGGTCCAGGTCGCCGAGCAGTATCCCTTCCACCCAGGCAACGTGGCCCGTCGCGCCCTGCTCGACGCCGGCGCGGTCGGAGAGGTCACCTGGGCCTACGTCTCGTCGACGCAGTGA
- a CDS encoding LacI family DNA-binding transcriptional regulator, with protein sequence MTVVRIVDVAEAAQVSVATVSRALNNRRGVDPVLAERVRAAAQQLGYQPNAVARNLRRQATRVWALIITDINNPFYTAVARGVEDAASELGYSVLLCNSDEDQEKQDRYLEIAARERVAGVILTPRADASDVSSLRSGNIPLVVVDRPLSLKSQPDSRPADFVTGASFEGAVIATEHLLRQGWRRPACITRPADTDTTEQRRRGYETVVARHGLAKIVGYVPFHADSGVGMIESLFDDDEAPDSILAADSMLALGVLTALQRRGLRTGRDVGLVSFDDAPWTTVVDPPLSVVAQPAYEIGVQAARLLDQRIRGEGPAEPQTRIMTTTLIVRGSCSRGAR encoded by the coding sequence GTGACCGTCGTCAGGATCGTCGACGTCGCTGAAGCCGCGCAGGTCTCGGTCGCGACGGTCTCCCGGGCGCTGAACAACCGGCGTGGCGTCGATCCGGTACTGGCCGAACGGGTGCGTGCGGCCGCACAGCAGCTCGGCTACCAGCCCAACGCGGTGGCCCGGAATCTGCGTCGGCAGGCCACCAGGGTGTGGGCGCTGATCATCACCGACATCAACAACCCGTTCTACACCGCGGTCGCCCGCGGGGTCGAGGATGCCGCTTCCGAGCTGGGCTATTCGGTGCTGCTGTGCAACTCCGACGAGGACCAGGAGAAGCAGGACCGCTACCTGGAGATCGCCGCCCGGGAGCGGGTCGCGGGTGTCATCCTCACACCGCGGGCGGACGCCTCCGACGTCAGCAGCCTGCGCTCGGGAAACATCCCTCTTGTGGTGGTCGATCGGCCACTGTCGCTGAAATCCCAGCCGGACTCCCGGCCGGCCGACTTCGTGACCGGCGCATCCTTCGAGGGAGCGGTGATCGCGACCGAGCACCTGCTGCGCCAGGGCTGGCGCCGGCCCGCGTGCATCACCAGGCCCGCTGACACCGACACCACCGAGCAGCGCCGCCGCGGCTACGAGACCGTGGTCGCCCGGCACGGGCTGGCCAAGATCGTCGGTTACGTGCCGTTCCACGCCGACAGCGGCGTCGGCATGATCGAGTCGCTGTTCGACGACGACGAGGCGCCCGACTCGATCCTCGCAGCGGACTCGATGCTTGCGCTGGGGGTGCTCACGGCCCTGCAACGGCGGGGCCTGCGGACCGGCCGGGATGTCGGACTGGTCAGTTTCGACGACGCTCCGTGGACGACGGTCGTCGACCCGCCGTTGTCCGTCGTCGCCCAGCCCGCCTACGAGATCGGCGTGCAGGCCGCCCGGCTGCTGGACCAGCGAATCCGCGGCGAGGGTCCGGCCGAACCACAGACCCGGATCATGACGACCACGTTGATCGTGCGCGGCAGCTGCTCCCGGGGCGCCCGTTGA
- a CDS encoding LLM class flavin-dependent oxidoreductase: MRYGMNVPIFGEYADVRLLAELAVEAEAAGWDGFWIWDHIQWSGEEDGEPRAPAVDTTVALTMIAAATSRVRLGPMVLPLARRRPWKVARELTTLDHLCGGRLTLGVGLGFPPGLEYGDFGEETDAAVRAEKLDEGLEVLTGLWTGRPYSHKGPHYRLTQAELLPGPVQPSVPIWVAGMWPESRAPFRRAARFDGVHPLLFSVPLAKQPAALRELLNYIQAHRVEPERPFDVAFGAETAGDGGTADRELVAEFAAAGVTWWMEPISHWRGSLAEQRERIRRGPPRA; this comes from the coding sequence GTGCGGTACGGCATGAACGTCCCGATCTTCGGCGAGTACGCCGACGTCCGGCTGCTGGCCGAGCTGGCCGTCGAGGCGGAGGCGGCGGGCTGGGACGGGTTCTGGATCTGGGACCACATCCAGTGGAGCGGCGAGGAGGACGGCGAGCCGCGCGCGCCGGCGGTGGACACCACTGTGGCGCTGACCATGATCGCCGCAGCCACCTCGCGAGTCCGGTTGGGGCCGATGGTGCTGCCACTGGCCAGACGCCGGCCCTGGAAGGTGGCTCGCGAGCTCACCACCCTCGACCATCTCTGCGGTGGACGCCTGACGCTCGGCGTCGGCCTGGGTTTCCCGCCGGGTCTGGAGTACGGCGACTTCGGCGAGGAGACCGACGCGGCGGTGCGGGCCGAGAAGCTGGACGAAGGTCTGGAAGTGCTGACCGGCCTGTGGACCGGCCGGCCGTACTCTCATAAGGGGCCGCACTACCGGCTGACTCAGGCCGAGCTGCTGCCTGGTCCGGTGCAGCCAAGCGTGCCGATCTGGGTGGCTGGCATGTGGCCGGAGAGCCGGGCGCCCTTCCGCCGGGCTGCTCGGTTCGACGGAGTGCATCCACTGTTGTTCTCGGTGCCATTGGCCAAGCAGCCGGCTGCGCTGCGGGAGCTGCTCAACTACATCCAGGCCCATCGGGTGGAGCCCGAGCGCCCGTTCGACGTCGCGTTCGGCGCCGAGACGGCTGGAGACGGCGGCACCGCGGACCGTGAGTTGGTGGCCGAGTTCGCCGCTGCCGGAGTGACCTGGTGGATGGAACCGATCTCGCACTGGCGCGGGTCCCTGGCCGAACAGCGCGAGCGCATCAGGCGGGGACCACCGAGGGCCTGA
- a CDS encoding GH116 family glycosyl-hydrolase, producing the protein MSSSVRTDPGTGTTDAGCPPGAAPDRTGTWPTLRRFDAAHLQRISLPLGGIGTGVVGLGGRGDLRDFELGNRPAKGFRPQTAFVAVRAKPEGGAAQARLAEGPLPLEAYEGAFGSPAPHHGLPRFADCAFETAYPLGQVLLSDPDFPVRLTIQGFNPFVFGDVETSSMPVAVLRYRLDNPGAVPVETTVAFSLSNFIGADGTRNRTGGNRNDYREASGLAGVVLSAPELPDSAEENGTVALSVLAPPGTRISHRTGWADLIWGNSLLDFWDDLLDDGILSERKSAVPRPVASLAATVNVPAGGSADVTFLLTWNFPNRRAWSMQADQDDAGAVADEWGENTGHYGRTVIGNAYSLAHPDPWQTAIAVAGRLPDLEEATVAAVRAVVDTDVPAVIREAALSNLSTLRSQTVFASAAGDYYGWEGVGNRSGSCHGTCTHVWGYEFATSLLFAPIARSFRTTQYARSTDESGLMSFRTGLPVEQAREWRLAAADGQMACIVHLYLDWRLSGDVEFLTALWPAARRSLEFCWVPGGWDADRDGVMEGVQHNTMDVEYYGPNPQMGSWYLAALRAAEELATEVGEHDFASYCGELFRSGSAWLDEFLFNGSYYVHQVRPVADPATIAPGLRHDSMGAGDTADPDLQLADGCLVDQLVGQYAADVVGLGPLLDPGHVASALRTVHDRNFRRGFGHHFNPMRSFVLGDESGTLMATYSRADRPERPFPYFSEVMTGFEYTAATGLLQAGDTAAALEMIAAIRERYDGARRNPFDEAECGRHYARAMASWSAFAFLNGTCYDGRTGTLVVEDRPGDGPRFWSTGTAFGTFTPHEGGGAGTLRVVSGTVELERLVISGDARPSPEPNTLGPGSVWVVP; encoded by the coding sequence ATGAGCTCATCCGTACGCACCGATCCCGGCACAGGGACGACCGATGCCGGGTGCCCGCCCGGAGCAGCACCGGACCGTACCGGGACCTGGCCCACCCTGCGACGGTTCGACGCTGCCCACCTGCAGCGGATCTCGCTGCCACTGGGCGGCATCGGCACCGGCGTCGTCGGCTTGGGCGGCCGCGGAGACCTGCGCGACTTCGAACTCGGCAACCGGCCGGCCAAGGGGTTCCGGCCGCAGACTGCGTTCGTCGCAGTCCGGGCCAAACCCGAGGGCGGCGCCGCCCAGGCACGACTCGCCGAGGGGCCACTGCCGCTGGAGGCCTACGAAGGCGCATTCGGCTCGCCCGCACCCCATCACGGCCTGCCGCGGTTCGCCGACTGCGCGTTCGAGACCGCCTACCCGCTCGGCCAGGTCCTGCTCTCCGACCCCGACTTCCCCGTCCGGCTGACGATCCAGGGTTTCAACCCCTTCGTCTTCGGCGACGTCGAAACCAGCAGCATGCCCGTCGCGGTGCTGCGCTATCGGCTCGACAACCCCGGAGCCGTCCCCGTCGAGACAACCGTTGCATTCTCGCTGTCCAACTTCATCGGCGCCGACGGCACCCGGAACCGCACGGGCGGCAACCGTAACGACTACCGCGAAGCCTCCGGGCTGGCAGGCGTCGTCCTCTCTGCTCCAGAACTGCCCGACAGCGCCGAGGAGAACGGGACCGTCGCCCTGTCGGTGCTGGCCCCGCCCGGTACGAGGATCAGCCATCGCACAGGCTGGGCGGACCTGATCTGGGGCAACTCGCTGCTGGACTTCTGGGACGATTTGCTCGATGACGGCATCTTGTCCGAACGCAAGTCCGCAGTTCCGCGTCCGGTCGCCTCACTCGCCGCCACGGTGAACGTGCCTGCGGGCGGCAGCGCAGACGTGACCTTCCTGCTCACCTGGAACTTCCCCAACCGGCGCGCCTGGAGCATGCAGGCCGACCAAGACGACGCCGGGGCAGTTGCCGACGAGTGGGGCGAGAACACCGGGCACTACGGCCGGACCGTGATCGGCAACGCCTACTCTCTCGCCCACCCCGACCCGTGGCAGACCGCGATCGCGGTCGCCGGTCGGCTGCCCGACCTCGAGGAGGCGACCGTCGCCGCCGTACGCGCCGTCGTTGACACCGACGTGCCGGCGGTGATCCGGGAGGCGGCCCTGTCCAACCTGTCAACGCTGCGCTCCCAGACCGTCTTTGCGAGCGCGGCAGGGGACTACTACGGATGGGAGGGGGTCGGCAACCGCAGCGGCAGCTGCCACGGAACCTGCACCCACGTCTGGGGCTACGAATTCGCCACCTCGCTGCTGTTCGCGCCGATCGCCCGCTCCTTCCGCACAACGCAGTACGCCCGCAGCACCGACGAGTCCGGTCTGATGAGTTTCCGGACCGGGCTGCCCGTCGAGCAGGCCAGGGAGTGGCGGCTGGCCGCCGCCGACGGGCAGATGGCCTGCATCGTGCACCTCTACCTGGATTGGCGGCTCTCCGGCGACGTCGAGTTCCTGACGGCGTTGTGGCCGGCCGCCCGCCGCAGCCTGGAGTTCTGTTGGGTCCCGGGTGGCTGGGACGCCGACCGGGACGGTGTGATGGAGGGCGTCCAGCACAACACGATGGACGTGGAGTACTACGGGCCGAATCCACAGATGGGCTCCTGGTACCTGGCCGCGCTGCGAGCCGCCGAAGAGCTGGCCACGGAGGTCGGGGAGCACGACTTCGCCTCCTACTGTGGCGAGCTCTTCCGCAGCGGATCCGCCTGGCTGGATGAGTTCTTGTTCAACGGCAGCTACTACGTGCATCAGGTGCGCCCGGTCGCCGACCCAGCCACCATCGCCCCGGGTCTGCGGCACGACAGCATGGGGGCCGGCGACACGGCCGACCCCGATCTGCAGCTCGCCGACGGCTGCCTGGTGGACCAACTCGTCGGCCAGTACGCCGCCGACGTCGTCGGTCTGGGGCCACTGCTCGACCCCGGCCACGTTGCCTCGGCCCTCCGGACGGTCCACGACCGCAACTTCAGGCGCGGGTTCGGCCACCACTTCAACCCGATGCGCAGCTTCGTCCTCGGGGACGAATCCGGGACGCTGATGGCGACCTACTCTCGCGCCGACCGGCCGGAGCGGCCGTTCCCGTACTTCTCCGAGGTGATGACCGGCTTCGAGTACACCGCCGCGACCGGGTTGCTGCAGGCCGGCGACACCGCCGCAGCGCTGGAGATGATCGCCGCGATCCGAGAGCGCTACGACGGCGCCCGCCGCAACCCCTTCGATGAGGCCGAGTGCGGGCGACACTATGCCCGGGCGATGGCGAGCTGGTCGGCCTTCGCCTTCCTCAACGGCACCTGCTATGACGGCCGGACCGGGACGCTGGTCGTCGAGGACCGGCCGGGAGACGGGCCGCGCTTCTGGAGCACGGGAACGGCCTTCGGGACGTTCACACCTCACGAGGGCGGCGGAGCCGGCACCCTTCGCGTCGTCAGCGGAACCGTAGAACTCGAACGCCTCGTGATCTCCGGAGACGCCCGGCCGTCACCCGAGCCCAACACACTGGGCCCGGGCAGCGTCTGGGTGGTCCCGTGA
- a CDS encoding carbohydrate ABC transporter permease gives MTTATPGRLHATAGNTTPASRPGQLRRESRLSGWLFVSPAVLLFLIFILGPFIAAMALSLFSYDLLTPPKFVGFKNFAQLPKDSLLLRALGNTFLFAFASVVTHLVGGMLLALAVNRGINKLLSYFVRTALFFPFLISWAAVSLLWKYVLDPTFGIFAFYVGKLGITPPLWFTEPRWALPAIIGIDWWHTIGYTFLIMLAGLQTVPSEMIEAARVDGANRVQTFFNVTVPLMTPTLFFASVITFIGAFQIFDPIQIITGGGPNDSTITAVMYLYQTGFQAFQIGYASTIALVIFAVIMLVTLLQFWGSRKWVHNA, from the coding sequence GTGACTACCGCGACCCCGGGTCGCCTGCACGCAACGGCCGGGAACACCACGCCGGCCTCCCGCCCCGGGCAGTTGAGGCGGGAGAGCCGGCTGTCGGGTTGGCTGTTCGTCAGCCCTGCTGTCCTACTGTTCCTGATCTTCATTCTCGGTCCGTTCATCGCGGCGATGGCGCTCAGCCTGTTCTCCTACGATTTGCTGACCCCTCCGAAGTTCGTCGGGTTCAAGAACTTCGCCCAGTTGCCGAAGGACTCGCTTCTGCTGCGGGCCTTGGGCAACACGTTCCTGTTCGCGTTCGCGTCAGTCGTCACCCACCTGGTCGGCGGCATGCTGCTGGCGCTGGCGGTGAACCGGGGCATCAACAAACTGCTGTCGTACTTCGTCCGAACGGCGTTGTTCTTCCCGTTCCTGATCTCCTGGGCAGCGGTGTCGCTGTTGTGGAAGTACGTTCTGGACCCGACTTTCGGGATCTTCGCGTTCTATGTCGGCAAGCTGGGCATCACGCCGCCGCTGTGGTTCACAGAGCCGAGGTGGGCCCTACCGGCGATCATCGGGATCGACTGGTGGCACACCATCGGCTACACCTTCCTGATCATGCTGGCGGGGTTGCAGACGGTCCCCTCGGAGATGATCGAGGCGGCCCGGGTCGACGGCGCCAACCGGGTGCAGACGTTCTTCAATGTGACCGTGCCACTGATGACCCCGACCCTGTTCTTCGCGTCGGTGATCACCTTCATCGGCGCCTTTCAGATCTTCGATCCGATCCAGATCATCACCGGCGGCGGACCCAACGACTCCACCATCACTGCCGTGATGTACCTCTACCAGACCGGTTTCCAGGCATTCCAGATCGGCTACGCCTCGACCATCGCCCTGGTCATCTTCGCCGTGATCATGCTGGTCACGCTGCTGCAATTCTGGGGGTCAAGGAAGTGGGTGCACAATGCCTGA
- a CDS encoding DUF5318 family protein gives MWSQREVIDYALQRRATLQAMRQPVRNLSSLDACDADPMLVRAAKYHGEPTEVSCPVCDSSAMVNLHYTFGDQLGQYSGRIKRLAELEEMQSLFGEFKVVVVEVCPDCGWNHMITSYLLGDGVKRKPPRRQQTVEDIYG, from the coding sequence ATGTGGTCGCAGCGGGAGGTCATCGATTACGCGCTGCAGCGTCGCGCAACACTTCAGGCGATGCGGCAGCCGGTCCGTAATCTGTCGTCCCTTGATGCCTGCGACGCCGACCCGATGCTCGTCCGGGCGGCCAAGTACCACGGCGAGCCGACCGAAGTCAGCTGCCCGGTCTGCGACAGCTCTGCGATGGTCAACCTGCACTACACCTTCGGCGACCAGCTCGGCCAGTACTCCGGCCGGATCAAGCGGCTTGCCGAACTGGAGGAGATGCAGTCCCTCTTCGGCGAGTTCAAGGTCGTGGTCGTCGAAGTCTGCCCCGACTGCGGGTGGAACCACATGATCACTTCCTACCTGCTGGGCGACGGGGTCAAGCGCAAGCCGCCGCGTCGCCAGCAGACCGTCGAGGACATCTATGGCTGA
- a CDS encoding GH116 family glycosyl-hydrolase — MTASRALKPADAAALFPLGGIGTGTVSLGSRGDLVDWEIANRPNKGGWLPYTFFAIRARPQGGAPVTRVLEGRIPTPYTGESGLPFGRVGGLPRLADTTMHGEYPLAFVDFADPVLPVDVRLEAFTPLVPLDVDASGIPGAVLRYRVTNPGTEPVAVTIAGSMSTPVGLTGVHVFGGARYEGRPTIEARAADGLTGLCFGTDLPIDHVRYGSATLVTTDQNTTITPQWAADFWQDGVQLFWDDLSDDGLLGEQPHTLETAPEQELPKVRTGSVGAVADLAPGESHDFEFILSWHSPNRPRAWFGNCGLPNTHGDEVVRNHYATLWTDAWAVAAHLRDNLPSLETATRDFHASLWKSTLPAEAVDAAASMIATLRSTTCFLLDDGTPDGLFAAWEGSMDTFGSCEGTCTHVWNYAQTVAHLFPALERSARRTEFGFETLPDGRMRFRNNHVFGNDPHEFHPAVDGQLGTVVRLFREWRFSGDDAFLSELWPACKRAVDYAFNYWDSNGDLVLDSQQHNTYDIEFYGENSLGGSFFYAALRAAAQMAEAVGDVETAKRYAEAAETGAARMDEMLFNGEFYIQRTDDVDAHRYQYGIGCLSDQLLGQTVAHLTGLGHLLPAEHVKSAAQAIFKYNFRTEFSDYSSVQRTYALNDESGLILCSWPNGGRPRIPFVYSDEVWTGIEYQVATHLIYEGLVDEGLAIVRAVRNRYDGRRRSPWNEVECGNHYARSMASWGVLLALTGAQWDARDRSLHFAPVVAASADRVVTVPFTTATGWGTLHVDGSGAALHLLGGSLAVDTVEVDGGTLGSFRLVAPARAAAGAVLELAAADQ, encoded by the coding sequence ATGACTGCATCACGTGCACTGAAGCCGGCTGACGCGGCGGCGCTGTTTCCGCTCGGCGGGATCGGAACCGGAACCGTGTCGCTGGGCTCCCGCGGCGACCTGGTCGACTGGGAGATAGCCAACCGGCCGAACAAGGGCGGCTGGCTGCCGTACACCTTCTTTGCGATCCGTGCCCGACCGCAGGGTGGTGCGCCGGTGACGAGGGTCCTCGAGGGCCGGATCCCGACCCCCTACACAGGTGAGTCCGGGCTGCCGTTCGGCAGGGTGGGCGGCCTGCCGCGGCTGGCCGACACGACGATGCATGGGGAATATCCGCTGGCCTTCGTCGACTTCGCCGACCCGGTGCTGCCCGTGGACGTGCGGCTGGAGGCGTTCACGCCGCTGGTTCCGCTGGACGTCGACGCCTCCGGGATTCCCGGTGCGGTTCTGCGCTACCGGGTGACCAACCCGGGTACGGAGCCGGTCGCGGTGACCATCGCCGGCTCGATGTCGACCCCGGTCGGGCTGACCGGAGTGCACGTGTTCGGCGGCGCCAGGTACGAGGGCCGGCCGACGATCGAGGCGCGGGCGGCCGACGGCCTGACCGGGCTCTGCTTCGGCACCGATCTGCCGATTGACCACGTGCGCTACGGCAGCGCGACGCTGGTGACCACCGATCAGAACACCACGATCACTCCGCAGTGGGCCGCGGACTTCTGGCAGGACGGTGTCCAACTGTTCTGGGACGACCTGTCCGACGACGGTCTGCTCGGGGAGCAGCCTCACACTCTGGAAACCGCGCCGGAGCAGGAGCTGCCGAAGGTGCGTACCGGCAGCGTAGGCGCGGTCGCTGACCTCGCGCCCGGGGAGAGCCATGACTTCGAGTTCATTCTCTCCTGGCACAGCCCGAACCGGCCGCGGGCGTGGTTCGGCAACTGCGGGCTGCCGAACACCCACGGCGACGAAGTCGTGCGCAACCATTACGCGACGCTGTGGACCGACGCCTGGGCGGTGGCAGCCCATCTCAGAGACAACCTGCCGTCGCTGGAGACGGCCACCCGGGACTTCCACGCGTCGCTGTGGAAGTCGACGCTGCCGGCCGAGGCCGTCGACGCCGCGGCGTCGATGATCGCCACACTGCGGAGTACCACCTGCTTCCTGCTCGACGACGGCACACCCGACGGGCTGTTCGCCGCCTGGGAGGGCAGCATGGACACCTTCGGCAGTTGCGAGGGCACCTGCACCCACGTGTGGAACTATGCCCAGACCGTCGCCCACCTGTTCCCGGCGCTGGAGCGCAGCGCCCGGCGGACCGAGTTCGGCTTCGAGACGCTGCCGGACGGAAGGATGCGGTTCCGCAACAACCATGTCTTCGGCAATGATCCGCACGAATTCCACCCGGCCGTCGACGGACAGCTCGGCACAGTCGTCCGGCTGTTCCGAGAGTGGCGGTTCAGCGGCGACGACGCGTTCCTGTCCGAACTCTGGCCGGCCTGCAAGCGTGCAGTGGATTACGCGTTCAACTACTGGGACAGCAACGGCGACCTGGTGCTGGACTCCCAGCAACACAACACCTACGACATCGAGTTCTACGGCGAGAACTCCCTCGGCGGTTCGTTCTTCTACGCCGCGCTGCGGGCGGCCGCGCAGATGGCGGAGGCGGTGGGCGACGTGGAGACTGCCAAGCGGTACGCCGAAGCGGCCGAGACGGGCGCGGCCCGGATGGACGAAATGCTCTTCAACGGCGAGTTCTACATCCAGCGCACTGACGATGTCGACGCGCATCGCTACCAGTACGGCATCGGGTGCCTGTCCGACCAGCTGCTGGGCCAGACCGTCGCACATCTCACCGGTCTCGGACACCTACTGCCGGCCGAGCACGTCAAGAGCGCCGCGCAAGCGATCTTCAAGTACAACTTCCGGACCGAATTCTCCGACTACTCCTCGGTGCAGCGGACGTACGCCCTCAATGACGAGAGCGGACTGATCCTGTGCAGCTGGCCCAACGGCGGCCGGCCGAGGATCCCGTTCGTCTACAGCGACGAGGTGTGGACGGGCATCGAGTACCAGGTCGCCACCCACCTGATCTACGAGGGCCTGGTCGACGAGGGCCTCGCGATCGTGCGCGCCGTCCGGAACCGTTACGACGGAAGGCGACGCAGCCCGTGGAACGAGGTCGAGTGCGGCAACCACTACGCCCGCTCGATGGCGAGCTGGGGCGTGCTGCTGGCGCTCACCGGGGCCCAGTGGGATGCCCGTGACCGCAGCCTCCACTTCGCCCCGGTAGTCGCGGCATCCGCGGACCGCGTCGTGACCGTCCCCTTCACCACCGCGACGGGCTGGGGCACGTTGCATGTCGACGGCTCCGGCGCCGCCCTCCACCTCCTCGGCGGCAGCCTCGCCGTCGACACGGTGGAGGTCGACGGCGGGACCTTGGGATCGTTCCGGCTCGTCGCTCCCGCCCGGGCGGCCGCAGGGGCGGTGCTGGAGCTGGCGGCTGCAGACCAGTGA
- a CDS encoding carbohydrate ABC transporter permease, whose amino-acid sequence MPDGTAPVAEAAGGPAASRPVPVTGFRRWLRRFSVFRFVLSLVMLVIGLLMIAPLIWLISQSLVEPTSAFLLPPKWIPIPFTLENFRDVVNLIPIGRMFLNSLLVTVISVVGSLTIASLAAYAFSRISFSGRERLFILMLTALMVPGQLTIIPIFIMMRKLGLIDHLGSLFLPALINVFAIFFLRQYFNSIPRDLDEAARIDGAGHLRILFQILLPLAGPALSALAILGFEASWNNYFGALIFLSTPERMTLPIGLVSLAAGQGGGPAVVVFAGITLVVIPILVVFLVFQRNFVESVASVGIRG is encoded by the coding sequence ATGCCTGACGGCACAGCCCCCGTTGCCGAGGCCGCCGGTGGTCCGGCCGCGTCCCGACCAGTGCCGGTAACCGGGTTCCGCCGATGGCTGCGCCGGTTCTCGGTGTTCCGGTTCGTGCTCAGCCTGGTGATGCTGGTGATCGGACTGTTGATGATCGCCCCGCTGATCTGGCTGATCAGCCAGAGCCTGGTCGAACCGACCAGCGCATTCCTGCTGCCGCCGAAGTGGATCCCGATTCCCTTCACTCTGGAGAACTTCCGCGACGTCGTCAACCTGATCCCGATCGGCCGGATGTTCCTCAACAGCCTGCTGGTGACCGTGATCTCTGTTGTCGGGTCCCTGACCATCGCCTCGCTGGCGGCGTACGCGTTCTCCCGGATCTCGTTCTCCGGACGGGAACGGCTGTTTATCCTGATGCTGACCGCGCTGATGGTGCCCGGGCAGCTGACGATCATCCCGATCTTCATCATGATGCGCAAGCTCGGTCTGATCGACCACCTGGGCTCGTTGTTCCTCCCGGCGCTGATCAACGTGTTCGCGATCTTCTTCCTGCGGCAGTACTTCAACTCGATCCCTCGCGACCTTGACGAGGCCGCCCGGATCGACGGCGCCGGCCACCTGCGGATCCTGTTCCAGATCCTGCTGCCACTGGCTGGACCGGCGTTGTCGGCGCTGGCGATCCTGGGCTTCGAGGCGTCCTGGAACAACTACTTCGGCGCGCTGATCTTTCTCTCCACCCCCGAACGAATGACCCTTCCGATCGGCCTGGTCAGCCTGGCGGCCGGACAGGGCGGCGGCCCCGCCGTCGTCGTCTTCGCCGGCATCACCCTCGTGGTCATCCCCATCCTCGTCGTGTTCCTCGTCTTCCAGCGCAACTTCGTCGAGAGCGTCGCCTCCGTGGGGATCCGCGGATGA